GTGTTCGTCAGTGCGTTCCGCCACTTTGAGGACAACGATGCCGCCCGCATGGTGGACACCGGAAAGGACGTGCTCGTCTGCTGCAATCCGTTTGTGCTGGAGGGGAACGAGTGGCGCCAGCAGCGCGGGATCTTCTCGAGCCTCCTGACCAACGGCCGCATCCGCACCACCCACACGATCATGCAGCGCGTCTGCCGGGACCTGTGCGACTTCATTGCCAAGGAATCGCTCAAGGGAGAGCCGCAGGACGGCATGGATGTGGGCTGGCCACTGGCTCTGCTGGCCTCTGGGTGAACTAATCTCCTCTCCCGTTCTTACAGCTCGGGCTGCGCTTCACCGGCGACAGCCTCTTCGACTGCGTTCTGGGCATCCAGGCGCGCTGCTTCAGCGACTCGCCGCTGCCCGTGATCCGGCACAACCGGGAGATGTCCAACGAGAATCCCGGCCTGGCCATCGCCGGCGCCCTCAACGGCCTCTTTCCCCGCCTGCCCCGATGGCTGCGCCCCAAGATCTTTCCCCGATCCTACGACCGCTTCTTCGGGGACCTCATCCGCCAGGCCTTCTGCCTGAGGCGCGGCCAGCACCAGGAGCGCAACGACTTCATCAACCACCTGCTGGCCCTGAAGCGGGAGCACGGCCTGACCGAACCGCAGCTCACCTCGCATGCCATGACCTTCATGTTCGACGGCCTGGACACCACCTCCTCGACCATCTCCCACTGTCTGTTGCTGGTAAGTGCTGCCAAGTGCTGACAAGTGCTGCCAAGTATTCAAGGGATAATCATTGGGGGATAATCATTCACAGCTGGGACGCTATCCGGAGTGCCAGCAGAGGCTGTACGAGGAGCTGGACAAGGCCAGTCCCTCGAAGGAGCTCCCCGACCTGGACGAGCTGAACGATCTGCCCTATCTGAGTGCCTGCTTCAATGGTGAGTGCCGAAGATTAGACCGATGACTCCCCCCGATGACGTTCTCCTTTTCCCAGAGAGCCTGCGCATCTATCCAGCCGGCGGATGGGCCTCGAAGACCTGCACTGAACCGTACAAGCTGCATGGCAGCCACCACAGCCAGCCGCTGCAGATGCTGCCGGGCGACAACATCATGATACCCATATACGGGCTCCATCACGATCCGCAGTTCTACCCGGAGCCGGAGGAGTTCCGGCCGGAACGCTTCCTGGACGGGGGGCTCAAGCGGTTCAAGCAGATGGGCGTCTTCCTGGGCTTCGGGAACGGGCCACGCCAGTGCGTGGGAATGCGTCTTGGCCTGGCCCAGGCAAAGGCCGCCCTGGCGGCCATCGTGCAGCGGTTCGAGGTGCGGGTCCATCCACGCACCGCCGACGGCCTTGAGCTGGATCCGTACATCTTCGTGGGATGCCACAAGGGCGGCATCTGGCTGGACTTTGTCTCCCGTCCGGTTTAGGTTTAGCTTTAAGGTTGGCTTGGCTTCGTGTCGCTTAGATCAATAAAACAGAAATGGGTGGTATACTGAGCAATCATCTGTATTGTAAGTTATGGGTTCGACACCGAACTCGGTCACgggtttgtctgtctgtctctctgtttggGTTTCGTTTTGCGTTTGAGCTCCAATTCATTGTGTGCGCGGACTTATGTCATCGGGCGATGAGAGGTTGTCCCAACAGAGCCCATTCATCGGTGCAATCAATCGGTAGATGAGTCCGTTGCCACATGAAGTTAGGGCCTAGATCCGGTTGGGTCTATTTGCATACTAAACGGGCTTGTGCGACCTTGATTCGTATAACATTAAGGGAATCAAAGGGAGTAATGTAATCTTGGGGTTTACTAAGCTGTTAACATTCATTAACCAAATTTAAATCCCCCTGAAGTATGACTACGCCAGGAAAATATCGTATACCTTGCAGGAAATGCCTTTgaaatgatatatatatgGAAATCTTGAGCCCAAACTCTTACTTTCATAATTTAAAATGCCTTAAAGCCCTTCTATTTTGACAAATCAAGAAGGCATTATATGTACTGATACTCGTGTGTGGCATAGTCGAACGACTGAGTGTAGGCCGGGCCTTTCACTCAGAGTCTGAGAGCGGAAGCAGCGGATGGAAAGCGATTGAAAACCCATCAAGAGATGCCACAACGAAGGTCACAGACAGACACGCCTTTGGGGACCGGCTAATAACAGATCACAGATCAACGCGAGCCCCAAGCAACCCTGGAGCAGCGTTCCCCCCCGTCAGGTCGCCCAACTCTAGTCACAGTTTAACAACCaaattatttacatatatataaatttattaggTAAGAAATTCGATTCGTTGGAAGCTGTTGCGCTTATGCATGCAAATGACtccgattgcgattgcgatggggattgggattgggattggaaaTGCTCATGGCTTGTGGCTTGTGGCTGGGAATCGAgggaaacaaaataatttcaacaaaaatgcaTGCGAAATGAGGCAGCGATGGCATTAACaataaacgaaaacgaaaatataAGCGGTTGATGATGAAATTAACAACTAATCAGTGCTAGAGCGGATCGACCTTGgtctccattccattccacctTCGGGCCTGGACACCTTCGCACCTCACAGCCCCCTGGGTACCGGGAACAGGCGCAAGGTCTTGCCgaaggatgaggatgaggatgaggctgATGTCTGGCGCACGATGCGGGTCCTTGGACGGGGTCCTCCGACCGGCGGCAGGTACCCATTGCTTCTGGGTGCCGCCTGAGGCGCCAGTCGAAGGCCACCGAAGGCTCCCGATGGCTGGGCATATGACTGCAGGTCATCGTAGATCTTCACCGTCTGCACGTGGCTCTCGGTGCCGCTGTGCGCATCCTGGGTGACCACCTTGACCACGTGATGATGCCCCTGGGGCTGCTCGTTGGTGGCCCCCAGGATCTTGATCGTCTTGACGCCAGCCTGGTCGATCGTCTCCAGTACCTTGAAGGTGCGCACCGCATGCGGCTTGACAATCTGCACGGTCCGCACTCGGGAGCTGCCGCGGtggggagagggagcgggGGCCGCGGCCATGGCCACGTTCACGGCCACCTGGACATCCTTGGGCATGAACCTCTGCAGCGACTGCTGCGCCTTCAGGCTCAGAGTGGGGGCAGGTCCGACTGGCAGCAGTTTCTGGGTGACCAcctggggccggggccggggctgcacctgcacctgcgactgtgcctgtgcctgcaCCACGCGATGGTAAtggtggtggaggtggtgcTGCTGACGAGGCAGGGCGTTGCTCACATAGGACATGGCCGGGGCATAGAAACGGGGACGCTTCGACTGCTCGCGGTACATGGGAGCCACCTCGaacacctgctgctgctgctgcagttggcGGTGCTggtaatgatgatgatgctgctgctggcggacAGCCACAGGCTGGGCGTAGCGGGCGAATGGCTGCACCGTGTTCATGTAGCTCCTCAGCGAATGGATGTGCGTTATCTGGGTGGGAGCCGGCGCGGGCAGTGCAGGTTTCACTGGAGCACGAACAGCCACTGGGGGCAGGTAGCCAGGAGCGttgtactgctgctgctgttgctgttgctggtggccTCGGTAAGCGGTGGCTGTAGATGAGGCATGGACAATGGCAACTGacgctggagctgcagctggtgctggtgccggGACAGGAGCTGGCAGTGGGGAtgcaactggagctggagcggcAGCAATAGCCACTGGTGGCAAGTAGCCTTGAGCTGTgtactgttgctgctgctggtgctgctgctgctgctggtgctgctgctgctgctgttgcgtgCGGTAAGTGGCTGTGGCGGACGATGTTGCACGGACAATGGCAACAGGCGTGGGAGCgtgagcgggagcgggagccgGTACAGGAGAAGGCAGTGGAATggcaactggagctggagcctgCAGAGAAACGGCGGCACCGGAAGGTGGCAGGTAGCCGGGAGCAGTGTACTGTTGCTGCACCTGGTATCCTCCTgtcgccagctgctgctgctgctgctgcgactttGGTCGGCCATAGATAATATCGGAtccctgctgctgcgtggATACCTGCAATTGAGATTGGACCACaatctgtttctgctgctgctgttgctgctgctgcacctgctgcaattgttgctgttgctgctgctgctgctgttgctgctgctgctgttgctgctgctgttgctgctgctgctgttgcagttgcaactgctgctgctgcttcagcaATTTCGTCTGGGTCTGCAGGCTGTGGAGCTCGGCAATGGCTGCCTCTGAATTCTCGGGCTTCACGAAGTCATAGCCGTCAGGCAGGGCCACGGGCTGGCTCGGACCAACACTGGCCTGACTGGATGCAACAAacacttgttgctgctgttgaggctgctgctgctgctgatagaTGATGTTCGTCTGggtctgtggctgctgctgctgaggctggggctcaTCGTATCCGGGTGGTAGATAGTCAGGAGCACGGTAGTCGCCTACAACTTGCTGAACAGGAGCCACACTCTGGACCGGAACCACTTGCTGAACTGGAGCAACATTCTGTACAGGAGCAACGGATTGGGACTGTATCAGCGATAGTGGTATCCTATCGGGATTCTCGAAGTCGTAGCCAGGTGGCAGGTATCCAGGTGCATTATATTCCTGTGCTGCTGCAGgtgcctgttgctgttgcacttgctgctgcacttgctgctgcacttgctgctgcacttgctgCAGAActtgctgctgcacttgctgCAGAACTTGCTGCTGCACTTTCTGTTGCActtgctgctgcacttgctgctgcacttgctgctgcacttgttgctgcacttgctgctgcacttgctgctgctgctgaggtgGCAGATAGGAGGGTGCACTGTAGTCAACCTGGCTGGAGGCAGTGCTGTGGGCCTGGATGGATGAGGTGGTGCCGGAGGTACTCACGACGCCGGATGGAGCTGTGCCGGTAGCAGGTGGTAGGTAGGCAGGAGCCCTATagacctgctgctgctgctgttgctgctgttgctgctgctgctgctgttgctgttgcggatAGGAGGCTGTGGGAGGCAGATAGTCGGGTGCCCGATAGTTTGTCCCTGGGTTTGAAACTTCCGTTGCGGTGACAGGGGGCAGGTATCCTGGAGCCTCGTAGCTCTCTTGTgggtactgctgctgctgttgctgctgctgtggctggacAATGGGCGTGGACGATGTAGGGGGCAGATAGGGCTGGGCGCCAAAGACAGAGGAGGAAGACTGAGCGACAGCCTGGGACTGCGTACGCTGGAAGTTATGCTGATAGCTTGAAGGGAAGGgtacggaaacggaaacggaagcaggggctggaactggagctggagcgggGGCAGAGACTGAGACTGCCACGGGGGCAGCAGATGGAGCTACTGGGGCAGCCTGGGCATGCGATTGCAGGCCCAGATCGGCAAAGTTCAGGAAAGACACATCCAAATTGTCGTCCAGAGAGGCCCCATTATGGACCTGGGtctgagcctgagcctgagcttggacctgaacctgaacctgTCCCTGGGAAGGGTGGGGGTTAGGACGGGCGGCCTGCTGCTGAATGTGTACCTCCTGGTGGGGCGGCAGATAGGCGTTGTTCTTGCCCTGATAGTGGTTGTGCACCTCAAAGATTTGGTAGCCGGAGTTGCCGTAGTTGCTCTCCTGGAAGCCGCCCGTCTTGTAGTACTGCTCCTTGGTGatcagcggctgctgctgctgctgctgctgctgccggagcTTGAGTGATATATCCGCTTGGGTTAATCCACAGGTCGCGCAGATGGCGAGCGCAAAGAAGGCGCCAAAGAACTTCACaggaaacgaaaccaaaacgaaacggaaaaaaaacgaaaacggtTTTGAAACACAGCAAATaatcacagaaaaaaaatatatacacatgtgtgtcttgtatatatatgtattgtattgtattgtattgtatcgATCACTATATTGGGTCCTTAAACGTGTCACTGATTTCACTGGCAATCCTTATCATTTGGCACTTACATTCATCTTCACGTTGGTCGTGCTTAAGCCCTCGATGTCCAACCGTTCAATGATGGACCAGCCTGACCTGCGCACGCATTTTATACAGGGGCCACCCCGAAACTAGTCGCTGCTCATCTTCATTCACATCTTCATTGACATTCCCgtccctccccccaccctccccccgGCCATCTTCGATGTTCGATCTTCCATCATCTTTCGCTAATTCCCTCCTCGCCTTCGCATTACTCGAGTTTTCGGGGATCGTTCGGTGATCGGCTCGTGTGCTCGGCGCTCGGCCTTTCggttcgctgtcgctgccgctgccgctgcatgcGCAACAATCTATTGGCCGCTGCGCTGCGGCCTTTCGTTCGCGTTAGCGCTAGAAATGCAGATTTTGAGACGAGACCGGACCGGATCGCACTCTCCGTCCAGGGCGGATGTAATTAATACGCCTTCTCCCAACAGGCATCTGCCGCATCAGTCATCtgttctctctcgctcttgaaTAGGGACGGGACCTTGCATAACCCCCCCTGACCGACAATTTCCTGCATTTCGAtttcacacgcacattttgcATACGAGTAATACGAGTGTGGTATCGTATGCCccctcgtctcgtctcgtttcGCAAATGcttgataaatatttgcaaaaacaaagagaagaagaaaattaTTACATCTATCATTAGTATTCATTAGGGGTCAGGGGCCAAAGCCATGAATTAAACATGCTTGATAAGCATGTCGCCTCAGATTCCCATCTCCCCATCTCCGTCCCGGGGCTAGatatttttttgggggcttACACAGCTGGCGGGCAGGAAAACGTGTGCCGCCCCTGCCATCGATATGGATGTCTTTTCCAATGGCAATAGAAGACTATCGATACCTATTATAGAGCTCTTTACCTTGCAATGGAGCTGTTGAGTAATATTGCTTCATATTAGATCATATTGTGCTGTTGATTTCGGCTAGTACTCAATGGCTTTTGGCTGTTCGATTCATTCGATAGATGATTGATGAAACACCGTGTAAACATGTGCTTCAAAAGAGGAATCACTTTGAGGGAATTAAAGCTTCTTAAAGTCTTTTCAAAGCAATCTCCTATCAAAAcgaacaacaaacacaaacaacagAAAAGCATGAATTTCTAATCGAACCTGATTAATAGTTGTATAATCATCTTTATAGCGACATCTTTCCGCAGTAGGTTTTCCACAGAAACATATCTTATTTTCCCATGGCGCTCGCTTAGCAACTGGGGATGGGGGGTGCTTTGGCTTTCCCCCCTCGTCAGCAGAGCCCGAGCCCATCAATTTGGGACAaccttgacccatctccagtcaaatattttatgcataCTTGGCCGGCAAGCCAATGCATACATTTAAGCGATGATGTGTTAAGCGATGATGGCTAGCGAGTTGGCCAAGACAAAGGGTCCACTGAGATAGAGagtgaaagagcgagagagagagagagagaacaacaAAGGCACGGCTCGGAACCCGGCCCAGACATgcaaataattgaattgattcgaattgaatggaattgaaacgaattcaattgaatttgaaataTTGGGCCCaatagcaaaagcaaagccaaaggtGGAGTAAGGGTGTTGGATCCGATCAAACTAGTGAGTGTTAACTGATTAAATCAGCAATATTCGTATGTTTATTCAACATttcgtttatttgttttacGATCTCATTACGTATTTCCCAACCCAACGATAGGGCGTTTCGTCAGCACGGGTATTTCTGAAATCCGAAATCTGTTGTCCGGATTTGATAAATTGTGATCTAACGATCTAATCTTTCAACGACGACTAGAACTTCCAGGGCCTATTCTGCCAGTGCAAGCCACCCTATCCGGATCCCGAGTGCACCACCGAGGAGGAGGTAGTTCCTATAGGATACCGAGGACTCAAACAAAACGTTCGCGAAGAGTGGCATAAATCGAGACGAGGACAACACCAGCTACGGGCAGGGCTTGCGAGCCCTAACTTCCATTGCCGTACACGGATTACCTGAAGGATTTGCACTAATGTATAAGGTCTTCACCGCGGAAGCCATCATTGATTTCTTCAAAGGAATGCGCCATGAGTGGAAGCCAGCCAGTGTCAGCCAGCTGAATATTTCTCTAAATTAGAGTCAGACAAATACGAATACTCCCTTAAGTATTGatcagatatacatatatggtattTACTCACTCGTAGTACATAGCCCACATATCATTCCGACTTATAGTTTATTGTAATAACTATTCTTCTGGATTCAACAACATTAAGGTTTATTTAGATTCGCATAGCAGCTGGttattgaaatgcaaattagaGCCCTGCATGACCAGGCAACCGAATCGTTTCGGATTCGAGCTGGATTCGGTATTCGCTTGGTTCGAACAGCGTCTCAGATTTTTCATCGAATCCTCGCCATAAAACGGACTGTATCCCAATGGGCATAGCCGAATGCACATGAACTCAGTGTCATGCTTCGAGTCATTTCAGAGGTATGCAAACCAATCCGCTGTGCTCGAACTCGGTTCAGTTTTGTACAGACTCGGGGTGATCCGAATCTGACTGAAGGCAGGATACGATACGTAATGAGCGAATGAGTTCAAGAGTCATGAGTATAGATCCAATACATCCAGGGCTCCACAAAATTtggtacatatgcatgtactcAGTCGTCTACATATACTTATCCGATGTTTAACGACAGAATGGTTGGGTCACTAGGAGTCCTGAGCGTGATAGAGAGGAAAGATGGTGCATTTACTGCTAAGCTACTCTGTGTGAGAGTAAATAagtcaattatttatttgcttactATTATTACTGTTACTTTACTACAATTACAACTGATTTGAGATATTCATTGAAAAAGATCAGTTTTCAAATTGTTGAAATATGATCTAATCATTTTGATGGCACACCACTATTAAATTGATTCGAATGTTATTAATGAACAGGCGATAATAAAAACTACCCAGGCCATACAATAAACAGCAAGTAATAATAACAAGCTGTTAGTGTATGGTTTAAttgattggtttttgtttttagcttTTCATGTATTACGGATTGAAATTCTCTCAGAGTTGTGCAACACATTTGCGtcgcctgcagctgcagcccaTCCCAAAATTCGATTCTTTGGGCCAATACAAATTTGCccaatttaaattatttatgtatttatgctCTGGGGGCTTAAGGTGTCTTGCAGTTGGTTGGCATAAGACCCACGAAATTTGATATGCATATTCCCTGCCttgttaattatttaatttctcCCCAACTAATcttcctctcgctctctctcgctctggctctctttcTGGAAATGAATATATTCACATTAACAAACATCGCCTCCCATTAGAGGGCCATCGGAGGGTCGATTTACATACTTATTGTTTATGCATATTGTTGAGATATTTatcaatattaaatttgtgCCATATCCAAGGGCTGGAGGCTAGAGGATCTCTGGGCTGGGGGCTGAGGTCTGGGGGTAGCAGCCACAAAAGCCCCCTCCGTCCAAATATTTGGCAAAGCTGCAGAGACTGATGAAAACCAACACAAGCACATAACACCAGACCAACAAAACGacaatgaaaacgaaaacgaaaagggGAAACAAAAATGATTATAGAAATGCTCGTGTCACGGGGGACGACCTAAGAGTTATCACAACTAATATAATTCGAGAGTCTGAGCTG
The sequence above is a segment of the Drosophila pseudoobscura strain MV-25-SWS-2005 chromosome X, UCI_Dpse_MV25, whole genome shotgun sequence genome. Coding sequences within it:
- the LOC6901382 gene encoding mediator of RNA polymerase II transcription subunit 15 — protein: MNFFGAFFALAICATCGLTQADISLKLRQQQQQQQQPLITKEQYYKTGGFQESNYGNSGYQIFEVHNHYQGKNNAYLPPHQEVHIQQQAARPNPHPSQGQVQVQVQAQAQAQTQVHNGASLDDNLDVSFLNFADLGLQSHAQAAPVAPSAAPVAVSVSAPAPAPVPAPASVSVSVPFPSSYQHNFQRTQSQAVAQSSSSVFGAQPYLPPTSSTPIVQPQQQQQQQQYPQESYEAPGYLPPVTATEVSNPGTNYRAPDYLPPTASYPQQQQQQQQQQQQQQQQQVYRAPAYLPPATGTAPSGVVSTSGTTSSIQAHSTASSQVDYSAPSYLPPQQQQQVQQQVQQQVQQQVQQQVQQQQQVQQQVQQQVQQQQAPAAAQEYNAPGYLPPGYDFENPDRIPLSLIQSQSVAPVQNVAPVQQVVPVQSVAPVQQVVGDYRAPDYLPPGYDEPQPQQQQPQTQTNIIYQQQQQPQQQQQVFVASSQASVGPSQPVALPDGYDFVKPENSEAAIAELHSLQTQTKLLKQQQQLQLQQQQQQQQQQQQQQQQQQQQQQQQLQQVQQQQQQQQKQIVVQSQLQVSTQQQGSDIIYGRPKSQQQQQQLATGGYQVQQQYTAPGYLPPSGAAVSLQAPAPVAIPLPSPVPAPAPAHAPTPVAIVRATSSATATYRTQQQQQQHQQQQQHQQQQQYTAQGYLPPVAIAAAPAPVASPLPAPVPAPAPAAAPASVAIVHASSTATAYRGHQQQQQQQQYNAPGYLPPVAVRAPVKPALPAPAPTQITHIHSLRSYMNTVQPFARYAQPVAVRQQQHHHHYQHRQLQQQQQVFEVAPMYREQSKRPRFYAPAMSYVSNALPRQQHHLHHHYHRVVQAQAQSQVQVQPRPRPQVVTQKLLPVGPAPTLSLKAQQSLQRFMPKDVQVAVNVAMAAAPAPSPHRGSSRVRTVQIVKPHAVRTFKVLETIDQAGVKTIKILGATNEQPQGHHHVVKVVTQDAHSGTESHVQTVKIYDDLQSYAQPSGAFGGLRLAPQAAPRSNGYLPPVGGPRPRTRIVRQTSASSSSSSFGKTLRLFPVPRGL
- the Cyp28c1 gene encoding probable cytochrome P450 28c1, which gives rise to MIGSLLLAVGALATLVYGFLVWNFGHWRARGIKEPRALPLLGSFPNMVWPRQHFTMDMRDLYMKYRETDSYVGTFLLRSPKLLLLEPRLVYEVFVSAFRHFEDNDAARMVDTGKDVLVCCNPFVLEGNEWRQQRGIFSSLLTNGRIRTTHTIMQRVCRDLCDFIAKESLKGEPQDGMDLGLRFTGDSLFDCVLGIQARCFSDSPLPVIRHNREMSNENPGLAIAGALNGLFPRLPRWLRPKIFPRSYDRFFGDLIRQAFCLRRGQHQERNDFINHLLALKREHGLTEPQLTSHAMTFMFDGLDTTSSTISHCLLLLGRYPECQQRLYEELDKASPSKELPDLDELNDLPYLSACFNESLRIYPAGGWASKTCTEPYKLHGSHHSQPLQMLPGDNIMIPIYGLHHDPQFYPEPEEFRPERFLDGGLKRFKQMGVFLGFGNGPRQCVGMRLGLAQAKAALAAIVQRFEVRVHPRTADGLELDPYIFVGCHKGGIWLDFVSRPV